The following coding sequences lie in one Bordetella genomosp. 9 genomic window:
- a CDS encoding heavy-metal-associated domain-containing protein produces the protein MQYQVPDMSCDHCVKTITRAITEAVPGAAVQADLPNHRVTVTGTDDKVTVEQAIRQAGYSPTAA, from the coding sequence ATGCAGTATCAAGTTCCGGACATGTCATGCGACCATTGCGTCAAGACGATCACCCGCGCGATCACGGAAGCGGTTCCCGGCGCGGCGGTGCAGGCAGACCTGCCCAACCATCGCGTAACGGTGACCGGCACGGACGATAAAGTGACGGTGGAACAGGCCATCCGGCAAGCTGGGTATTCGCCGACAGCGGCGTGA
- a CDS encoding heavy metal translocating P-type ATPase — translation MTAALAASDRIELSIEGMSCASCVKRVENALAGVPGVQRAAVNLATERAQVELQRAGADTVGALVAAVAKAGYEAHPVDAGGGEAARQAAARENEARALRGRFTLALVLTLPVFLLEMGGHLVPALHHWLQARVGETALWALQFVLTTLVLAVPGRSFFAKGAAALRHAAPDMNSLVAVGAGSAWLYSTVATFAPGWLPPDARHVYFEAAAVIVTLILLGRMLEARAKGKTGAAIARLASLQPRTARVLRGADAVDVPIESVRPGDVVRVRPGENLPVDGLVIDGSSYVDESMITGEPVPVQKLPGVSVTGGTRNTQGSLTVQVTRTGADTTLARIAEMVQTAQGAKLPIQGLVDRITYRFVPAIMALAALTFFAWLAAAPAPALPAALVHAVSVLIVACPCAMGLATPMSIMVGTGRAAEMGVLFRQGEALQTLREVGIVAFDKTGTLTEGKPTLTGVGLAPGYRREDVLGWVASMQEASEHPIASAIVAAARAEGLVLTPVRDFAAAAGAGVQGTVNGHAILAGTPRLMEAHGVDAGPLREQAQIWAREGKTVIHVAVDGALAAVMAVADPVRPSAAQAVAALRAAGIRTAMITGDNRHTAQAVAQTLGIDEVHAEMLPEGKVEAVRKLRGDAADGAGRGAPNRPRLAFVGDGINDAPALAAADVGIAIGTGTDVARDTASVVLMSADPRGVPRAIAVSRATLTNIRQNLFWAFVYNVALIPLAAGVLIPFGGPALSPIFAAAAMALSSLFVVGNALRLRRFAS, via the coding sequence ATGACCGCCGCCCTCGCCGCTTCCGATCGCATCGAACTCTCCATTGAAGGGATGAGCTGCGCGTCCTGCGTCAAACGCGTGGAGAACGCGCTGGCGGGCGTTCCGGGCGTCCAGCGTGCCGCCGTCAACCTGGCCACTGAGCGCGCTCAAGTGGAATTGCAGCGGGCCGGCGCCGATACGGTGGGGGCCCTGGTCGCCGCGGTCGCCAAAGCCGGCTACGAGGCCCATCCCGTCGACGCAGGCGGCGGCGAAGCGGCGCGCCAGGCGGCCGCGCGGGAAAACGAGGCACGCGCGCTGCGTGGCCGCTTCACCCTCGCCCTCGTGCTGACCTTGCCCGTGTTCCTGCTCGAGATGGGCGGCCATCTGGTACCGGCCCTGCATCATTGGCTGCAGGCGCGCGTGGGCGAGACGGCGCTTTGGGCGCTGCAGTTCGTCCTGACCACGCTGGTGCTCGCCGTGCCCGGACGCAGCTTCTTTGCGAAAGGCGCCGCCGCGTTGCGGCATGCCGCTCCCGATATGAATTCCCTGGTGGCGGTGGGCGCGGGCAGCGCCTGGCTGTACTCGACGGTGGCGACATTCGCGCCCGGATGGCTGCCGCCCGATGCGCGGCACGTGTACTTCGAGGCGGCGGCGGTCATCGTGACGCTGATCCTGCTCGGCCGCATGCTGGAGGCGCGCGCCAAGGGCAAGACGGGCGCTGCCATCGCCCGGCTCGCCTCGCTGCAGCCGCGCACCGCCCGCGTGCTGCGCGGCGCCGACGCGGTGGACGTGCCGATCGAATCCGTGCGGCCCGGCGACGTGGTGCGCGTGCGCCCAGGGGAAAACCTGCCGGTCGATGGTTTGGTCATCGACGGCAGTTCTTACGTGGACGAATCCATGATCACCGGCGAACCGGTGCCCGTGCAAAAGCTGCCCGGGGTCAGCGTGACCGGCGGCACCCGCAATACACAGGGATCGCTTACCGTGCAGGTGACGCGCACGGGGGCCGATACGACGCTCGCCCGCATCGCGGAAATGGTGCAAACCGCACAGGGCGCGAAGCTGCCCATCCAGGGACTCGTCGACCGCATTACGTACCGCTTCGTGCCCGCCATCATGGCGCTGGCAGCCCTGACCTTCTTCGCGTGGCTGGCGGCGGCGCCGGCGCCGGCCCTGCCGGCGGCGCTGGTGCACGCCGTATCCGTCCTGATCGTGGCATGCCCGTGCGCAATGGGGCTGGCCACGCCCATGTCCATCATGGTGGGCACCGGGCGGGCCGCGGAAATGGGCGTGCTGTTCCGGCAGGGCGAAGCCTTGCAGACGCTGCGCGAGGTCGGCATCGTCGCGTTCGACAAAACGGGTACGCTGACGGAGGGCAAGCCGACGCTGACCGGCGTCGGCCTTGCGCCCGGCTACCGCCGCGAGGACGTGCTCGGATGGGTCGCCTCGATGCAGGAAGCTTCCGAACATCCGATCGCTTCGGCCATCGTTGCCGCGGCCCGGGCCGAGGGGCTGGTCTTGACGCCGGTGCGCGATTTCGCGGCGGCGGCCGGCGCAGGCGTCCAGGGCACGGTGAACGGCCATGCCATCCTGGCCGGCACGCCGCGGCTGATGGAGGCGCACGGCGTAGACGCCGGTCCCCTGCGGGAGCAGGCGCAAATTTGGGCGCGCGAAGGTAAGACCGTCATCCATGTGGCGGTGGATGGCGCCCTCGCAGCCGTGATGGCGGTCGCCGACCCCGTCCGTCCCAGCGCGGCGCAGGCCGTGGCCGCGCTGCGCGCGGCCGGCATCCGCACCGCCATGATCACGGGCGACAATCGCCATACCGCGCAGGCCGTCGCCCAAACGCTTGGCATCGACGAGGTACACGCGGAAATGCTGCCCGAGGGCAAGGTCGAGGCGGTGCGCAAGTTGCGCGGCGATGCGGCGGATGGCGCCGGGCGCGGCGCTCCGAACCGCCCCCGGCTGGCCTTCGTCGGCGACGGCATCAACGATGCGCCGGCGCTTGCCGCGGCGGACGTGGGGATCGCGATCGGCACAGGCACCGATGTCGCGCGCGATACGGCGTCGGTGGTGCTGATGTCGGCCGACCCGCGCGGCGTGCCGCGCGCGATTGCGGTCAGCCGGGCGACATTGACCAACATCCGGCAGAACCTGTTCTGGGCGTTCGTCTATAACGTTGCGTTGATTCCTCTGGCGGCCGGCGTGCTGATCCCCTTCGGGGGGCCGGCGCTGTCGCCCATATTCGCGGCGGCGGCCATGGCGCTTTCGAGCCTGTTCGTCGTCGGCAATGCCTTGCGGCTCAGGAGGTTCGCATCATGA
- the cueR gene encoding Cu(I)-responsive transcriptional regulator, with translation MNIGQAAAASGVSAKMIRYYESIGLMRAPQRTEAGYRIYGDADVHTLRFIRRARDLGFSVEQMRDLLALWRDRGRASGDVKRIAMEHVRELERKAQALQQMADTLHHLAEHCHGDDRPECPIIDELSADRPEPRIA, from the coding sequence ATGAATATCGGCCAGGCTGCCGCGGCGTCCGGCGTCAGCGCCAAGATGATCCGCTATTACGAAAGCATCGGCCTGATGCGCGCGCCCCAGCGTACGGAAGCGGGGTACCGCATCTACGGCGACGCCGACGTCCACACGCTGCGTTTCATCCGCCGCGCCCGCGACCTGGGGTTTTCCGTGGAGCAGATGCGCGATCTGCTGGCCTTGTGGCGCGATCGCGGCCGTGCGAGCGGGGACGTCAAGCGCATTGCCATGGAACATGTCCGGGAACTGGAACGCAAGGCGCAGGCGCTGCAGCAGATGGCGGACACGCTGCATCACCTGGCCGAGCACTGCCACGGCGATGACCGGCCGGAGTGTCCGATCATCGACGAATTGAGCGCGGACCGACCCGAGCCGCGCATTGCCTGA
- a CDS encoding nitroreductase family protein yields MTSVAEFPPIHALHTRRSMKFLRAPAPRPEELEQMFQAAMAAPDHGALRPWRFKIIRGQAIGLLADMAIDAVKRSGDKRMTPEKEKSVREWMAGVPVFVAVAQKIAHDNTKIPEQEQLLATGASVMNILNAAHMLGYGAFWSTGLGTYVEEVQEALGFDPLDYRFLGYLAIGTPACAVPPAQRPDFREFVSEWTGVPA; encoded by the coding sequence ATGACTTCCGTAGCCGAATTCCCCCCGATCCATGCCCTTCACACCCGGCGTTCCATGAAATTCCTGCGCGCGCCGGCGCCACGCCCGGAAGAGCTGGAACAGATGTTCCAGGCGGCCATGGCTGCCCCCGACCACGGCGCGCTGCGGCCGTGGCGCTTCAAGATCATCCGCGGACAAGCGATCGGCCTGCTGGCCGACATGGCGATCGACGCGGTCAAGCGCAGCGGCGATAAGCGCATGACGCCGGAAAAGGAAAAGTCCGTGCGCGAATGGATGGCAGGCGTCCCGGTCTTCGTCGCGGTCGCCCAGAAGATCGCGCACGACAACACCAAGATCCCGGAGCAGGAACAATTGCTCGCCACCGGCGCGTCGGTGATGAACATCCTGAACGCCGCGCACATGCTGGGTTACGGCGCCTTCTGGAGCACGGGCTTGGGAACCTATGTCGAGGAAGTGCAGGAGGCGCTGGGTTTCGACCCGCTGGATTACCGTTTCCTGGGGTATCTGGCCATCGGCACGCCGGCCTGCGCCGTACCGCCGGCGCAGCGGCCGGATTTCCGTGAATTCGTTTCGGAATGGACGGGCGTGCCGGCCTGA
- the cadR gene encoding Cd(II)/Pb(II)-responsive transcriptional regulator, producing MKIGELAKAAGTTVETVRYYEKEGLLDAPTRGANNYRSYGPAHLERLRLIRNCRALDMAQDEIRGILALADSQEANCGPINDIFDEHIRHVDERIAELSHLKAQLSALRQRCLSARPHAEDCGILHGLAEMQVEERPERHTHLG from the coding sequence ATGAAGATCGGCGAACTGGCCAAGGCGGCCGGCACGACGGTGGAAACCGTCCGCTATTACGAAAAGGAAGGCCTGTTGGACGCGCCGACGCGCGGCGCCAACAATTACCGCAGCTATGGCCCGGCGCACCTGGAGCGCCTGCGGCTGATACGCAATTGCAGGGCGCTTGACATGGCGCAGGATGAGATCCGCGGCATTCTGGCCCTGGCCGACAGCCAGGAAGCGAATTGCGGCCCCATCAACGACATATTCGACGAACACATCCGGCACGTGGACGAGCGGATCGCCGAGTTGAGCCATCTGAAGGCGCAGCTTTCCGCGCTGCGGCAGCGCTGCCTGTCGGCGCGGCCTCACGCGGAGGACTGTGGGATCCTCCACGGCCTGGCCGAAATGCAGGTCGAGGAGCGCCCCGAACGCCATACCCACCTCGGCTGA
- a CDS encoding heavy metal translocating P-type ATPase, whose translation MSKKTATPRRGLPARAHLDAGSVRHDHGHPHDHSPCQDQDHGPDHDHGHDHGHDHGHDHGHDHRHGHAGEHGRARPGDHRHGQCCVHDHGHEHTRGHAHAGSAAEPAMTVPHGMVLTEIRIGEMDCPTEEALLRKKLAGMPAVGDMRFNLMRRVLTVVHREGGLDDVLAGIRAVGMTPEVQTGAAAPATATGSPRWRWLAAAGVLAGLAEAAHFAGLPDLATAALAIASVFACGLNTYRKGWIAVRHGNLNINALMSIAVTGAAIIGQWPEAAMVMFLFNVAEQIEARSLDRARNAVRGLVDLAPPTAMRKEADGGWRETPAAELRVDDIVRVRPGERIAADGVVIAGRSAVDQSAITGESLPADKTVGDTVYAGTVNAEGAFEYRVSAAARDTTLARIIHAVEQAAAARAPMQRFIDRFSRVYTPVVVGIAVIAACLPPLAWGEPWTQAVYRALALLIIACPCALVISTPVSIVSGLTAASRRGILVKGGVYLENGRKLRWLALDKTGTLTHGQPVLTDLHVVGAAGATSRQDAARVLASLASRSDHPVSRAIATGADAVDLHDVDDFGALPGRGVTGRIAGRQYHLGNRRLMRERGVESATLAQLLDALEAQGKTGVALCDDNGILAVAAVADTVRPSSRAAIEGLHRLGVRTIVLSGDNAAAVRTVASQLGIDEARGEQLPEDKLRQLESRGGDGLVGMVGDGINDAPALARADIGFAMGAAGTGTAIETADVALMDDDLRKVGEFIRLSRATHRVLVQNIALALGIKAVFLVLALSGMATMWMAVFADVGTSLMVVANGMRLLKLGDGRLATG comes from the coding sequence ATGAGCAAAAAAACCGCTACCCCACGCCGAGGATTGCCGGCTCGCGCCCACTTGGACGCCGGCTCGGTGCGCCACGATCATGGCCACCCTCACGATCACAGTCCTTGTCAGGACCAGGATCACGGTCCTGATCACGATCATGGTCACGATCATGGTCACGATCATGGTCACGATCATGGTCACGATCATCGCCACGGGCACGCCGGCGAACATGGTCGTGCTCGCCCCGGCGATCACCGCCACGGTCAATGCTGTGTGCATGACCACGGCCACGAACACACGCGCGGCCATGCCCACGCCGGCAGCGCGGCGGAGCCCGCCATGACGGTCCCCCACGGCATGGTGCTCACCGAAATCCGCATCGGCGAAATGGACTGCCCCACCGAGGAAGCGCTGCTGCGCAAGAAACTGGCGGGCATGCCCGCCGTGGGCGACATGCGCTTCAACCTGATGCGCCGGGTGCTCACGGTCGTGCACCGCGAAGGCGGCCTGGATGACGTGCTGGCCGGCATCCGCGCGGTGGGCATGACGCCGGAGGTCCAGACCGGCGCGGCTGCTCCTGCAACGGCCACCGGAAGCCCCCGCTGGCGCTGGCTGGCGGCAGCAGGCGTGCTGGCGGGCCTGGCCGAAGCCGCGCATTTCGCCGGCCTGCCGGACCTTGCCACGGCCGCGCTGGCCATCGCCTCGGTGTTCGCCTGCGGTCTGAACACCTACCGGAAGGGATGGATCGCCGTGCGTCACGGCAATCTGAACATCAACGCGCTCATGAGCATCGCCGTCACGGGCGCCGCCATCATCGGCCAGTGGCCCGAAGCGGCCATGGTGATGTTCCTGTTCAACGTAGCGGAACAGATCGAGGCCCGCTCGCTGGACCGCGCGCGCAACGCCGTTCGCGGACTGGTGGATCTGGCGCCGCCCACGGCGATGCGGAAAGAAGCCGACGGCGGTTGGCGCGAGACGCCCGCCGCCGAACTGCGGGTCGACGACATCGTTCGCGTGCGGCCAGGCGAGCGCATCGCCGCCGACGGTGTCGTCATCGCCGGCCGGTCCGCCGTCGATCAATCCGCCATCACCGGCGAAAGCCTGCCAGCGGACAAAACGGTGGGCGACACGGTATACGCCGGCACCGTCAATGCCGAAGGCGCCTTCGAATACCGGGTGTCGGCTGCCGCGCGCGACACGACGCTCGCCCGCATCATCCACGCCGTGGAACAGGCCGCCGCCGCGCGTGCGCCCATGCAGCGCTTCATCGATCGCTTCTCGCGCGTCTATACCCCCGTGGTGGTGGGCATCGCCGTTATCGCGGCATGCCTGCCGCCCCTGGCGTGGGGTGAACCGTGGACGCAGGCCGTTTACCGCGCCCTGGCGCTTCTGATCATTGCCTGCCCTTGTGCGCTGGTCATCTCCACGCCGGTCAGTATCGTCAGTGGTCTGACGGCGGCATCGCGGCGCGGCATTCTGGTCAAAGGCGGCGTGTATCTGGAGAACGGGCGCAAGCTGCGCTGGCTGGCACTGGACAAGACCGGTACGCTGACGCATGGTCAGCCGGTGCTCACCGATTTGCACGTTGTCGGCGCCGCAGGCGCCACGAGCCGGCAGGATGCGGCGCGCGTGCTGGCCAGCCTGGCGTCCCGATCCGACCATCCGGTTTCGCGGGCAATCGCGACAGGCGCCGATGCCGTCGACCTGCATGACGTCGATGACTTCGGCGCCCTGCCCGGCCGCGGCGTGACGGGTCGTATCGCTGGGCGCCAATACCACCTGGGCAACCGCCGCCTGATGCGCGAGCGCGGCGTCGAAAGCGCCACGCTCGCGCAGCTCCTGGACGCGCTGGAGGCCCAAGGCAAGACCGGGGTAGCGCTGTGCGACGACAACGGCATCCTGGCCGTGGCGGCGGTTGCGGATACGGTGCGGCCCAGCAGCCGCGCCGCCATCGAAGGCTTGCATCGCCTCGGCGTGCGCACGATCGTCCTGAGCGGCGACAACGCCGCCGCGGTGCGGACCGTGGCATCTCAACTGGGCATCGACGAGGCGCGCGGGGAGCAGTTGCCCGAAGACAAGCTGCGGCAACTCGAGTCGAGAGGCGGCGATGGGCTGGTCGGCATGGTCGGCGACGGCATCAACGACGCGCCGGCGCTGGCCCGCGCCGACATCGGCTTCGCCATGGGCGCGGCAGGCACGGGGACAGCCATCGAAACGGCCGACGTGGCCCTGATGGACGACGATCTGCGCAAGGTCGGCGAATTCATACGATTGTCTCGCGCAACGCATCGGGTCCTGGTGCAGAACATCGCGCTGGCCCTGGGCATCAAGGCGGTATTCCTGGTCCTGGCCTTGAGCGGTATGGCGACGATGTGGATGGCCGTGTTCGCCGACGTCGGCACGAGCCTGATGGTCGTCGCCAACGGCATGCGTTTGCTGAAGCTGGGCGATGGACGTTTGGCGACGGGATGA
- the bla gene encoding class A beta-lactamase: protein MGAGAGTAGPPAGNHATPRPLDTAGFHAACARLERAHDRRLGLYAIDTGNGRTVGYRAGERFAFCSTFKALLAGAILARLKADAGILDRRILYTRHDLVPYSPITEKHAGGSMTVADLCAAALQYSDNTAANLLLHAVGGPAALTGYARALGNRSFRLDRYEPALNSAIPGDPRDTVTPADMAASLRSLAVGNALTAGGRERLPEWLLGNTTGANRIQAGAPAGWRVGDKTGTGDYGAANDIAIVWAPDRPPIVLAVYTAASATAAAADEPLIAAATQLAIGALG from the coding sequence ATGGGAGCGGGGGCCGGAACCGCTGGCCCGCCGGCAGGCAATCACGCGACGCCGCGACCGCTCGACACAGCCGGTTTCCACGCCGCATGCGCGCGCCTCGAACGCGCGCACGATCGCCGCCTCGGCCTGTACGCCATCGATACCGGCAACGGACGCACTGTCGGTTATCGCGCCGGAGAACGCTTTGCCTTCTGCAGCACCTTCAAAGCCTTGCTTGCCGGCGCCATCCTGGCGCGGCTAAAGGCCGATGCCGGCATACTCGATCGGCGCATTCTTTACACCCGCCACGATCTGGTTCCCTACTCCCCCATCACCGAAAAACACGCGGGCGGCAGCATGACGGTCGCGGATCTGTGCGCCGCCGCGCTGCAATACAGCGACAACACCGCCGCCAACCTGCTGTTGCATGCGGTGGGCGGCCCCGCGGCCCTTACCGGGTACGCCCGCGCGCTCGGCAACCGCAGCTTCCGCCTGGACCGCTACGAACCCGCTTTGAACAGCGCGATCCCGGGCGATCCCCGCGACACGGTCACACCGGCGGATATGGCAGCCAGCCTGCGTAGCCTTGCCGTTGGAAACGCCTTGACGGCGGGCGGCCGTGAACGGCTGCCGGAATGGCTGCTGGGCAACACTACGGGCGCCAATCGCATCCAGGCCGGCGCCCCGGCGGGATGGCGGGTCGGCGACAAGACCGGCACGGGAGACTACGGCGCGGCCAACGACATCGCCATTGTCTGGGCGCCGGACCGCCCGCCCATCGTCCTGGCGGTCTATACGGCCGCCTCCGCCACGGCCGCGGCGGCGGACGAACCGCTGATCGCCGCAGCGACGCAGCTGGCGATCGGCGCGCTGGGCTAG